TAAAGCAGCGATAATGTTTAAAGAGATTCCAGACTAGAAGTTGCTCGACCTGGATGGAGAGAACGGCCTGGCTGACATTGATAGAGGTCGTCCTTTTTGGTCTCATGGCCCACCCTAAGTGCTTCAGGCAGAAAAAGTAGTTAAGTTCCGAGAAGAGGAATGAATATCCCCCCATATAGCTTCTAATTTCCGAGCATGGGGTATGGAGTCAGGGAGAAAGTTTGGTCTCGGTTGCCTTTTTGTTTATAGGGAGCTCGGAGTGAGTCATCACACCCTTGAAAAAATGTTTTAACCCAGTGCGAAAAACAAGACACTCGGTTCTCCTTCCGCCCCGCTTTTGGCATTAAATTAAGAAGGAGCCGTCGGTATATGTAGGACTTTCAGCCTTCAAGAAAAATGGCACTAGCTGGCTCGCCCCTATCCCTAAAGGGCAGAAGGGGCCCTTACTCGGCCTATTAAGCCCCTAACTCAAATAAGTAAAAAGAAAACGGACTAAAGCATGGAATGTGCAGGAGCGAACCCTTAGTAAGACGATGATTTCGACCCTGATCTTTCTATTGATACTAATTCCGCAAAAATCAAATAAAGAGGCAACCACTATCAGGTTAGTAGCGGAACGAGCTTTCTCTTTCTCTAAGAAATTGGAAGATGAGAGCAGGTTCCCATTCGAGGAGCGCAATGGAAAGTCAGCCTTTGAGGGTTCATGTCCGAATCAGGGATGTGGTAAGGAAGCGTAGCAGCTCAATTTCAAAGGTTCGCATCGAAACGAAAGGGAAGGCTGAATGGACGAGAAATGAAAGAAAGAAGAAGGGCATCTCAATCTCAACCAGCAAGAGACACATCAGCAGTTGAAGGCAAAGAAAGAGGAAGAGAAGAAATGGATTTGGACCAGCCGTCTTGATGATGAAAAGGGGCCGCTAGGCCGCTGTCCCAAGACCGCTTTCCCAATAGGCAACGGAGCGGAACGAGAAGGAATGAATGCAAGCAGGTCAAGTACACCCCAGGGGAAGAGAATCCGGTTAACATAAAGTCTAAAAAAGAAGAAGATCCTTTGAGAGATCTCATGAAAGCAGGAAATGACCAAATACGAGATTGAAATAGAGGGAGGGATCAAGCAGGCATCGCCGAAGATAGGGATTTGAAAAAGAGATGAAGAATCCCGCCCTGACTGAAGAGAATGGTCTCGAAGGAGGAGAAAGGATATCGAAACTCCGAAAGTAGTACTTCACTTCCACATCTAGATCTAGGAAATTGGAAGCTACATCCATCTCATTGAGTATGGATCCGAGTTCCCCAGAGGCTAGCAATCAAGCAGAAATGAATGGTATCAGGTGGAAGGACAGACCCACCATACAGTGTAGTTCGCAGCTAAAGGCACAAAAGGAAAGAGAAAAAGAGTTAAGCCGCTTGACCTCAAATTGGCGAGGAATTCAAGGAATCATAGGCGCGGAAGGCCAATGAACATCGGCTTCAGACCTTAACCTTAGACGTACCGTACTTCCTCAAGATGAACCTGCTGTAGAGATGATCCAATCCCTGGACTTTCGCTTCTAGCACTGACATCTAATTGAGTAGCGAGTTGAGCCCCTACTATGACTAAGAGAAGCTCCTCGCAGAAAGAAGCCCCTACGATTACTCATCGAAGTTCCGAGCCTTTTTGGTCGCGAGGCAATGACCAAGAGAAGCTCATCGTCCAGGAGACGAAAGCACTCTACTTCCCGCTTAGAGCATGAAAGGGTCCGGAATCATAGGATCGGAACGAGCTTTCTCTCCAATCCACTTGGCGAAAGACATCCCATCCCAGGGAAAAAGAAAGCAAGTCAGACTGAGTTCAATTAGTCCCGTCCTTCCTTCAGGGAATGGTGGGAGGTATAACATTCGATTCTTTCTCTCCTCGGGCAAGAAGGGAAGCCGCTTCACTGATTGAGTTGATGAGCGAAGCCACTTGACCGATGAGGTGAAGGAGTGAGAACTCTTACTATAACAGATACACGAGCCCATCTATTAGAAAAGCTATTTCTTGAGTAGCCAGAATAGTCTGTAGCGAGAAGCGTTCCTCATAGGCCAGCCAGGAGCTACAAGCAACTAGAGCGCAGCGATAAGAGCGGGGACACTCATTAGATTAGTGCTCCCCTTCGATCTATCATGGATTAGGGGGAGAAGCAAGCCGCCCTTGTCGAAAGAAAGACAGATTTCCACTTGCTTCAGACGTAGGGAACTGAAGGTCTAGCTTACGAAGGTTGCCGCCGCAGTTTGTCTCAAGAGGGGGCCGCTGAACGACTGAAAGCCCAACCCGAAAAAGGAGTTGCAGTGCTTTTGATTCTTCCTATAATATGTTATACCAGTCGCCTTCTCGAAGTGCCTTATAAACCTATTCACTCAAATAACCTGATCACCGATTAGTGGCCGGGCTCATCCTTGCATCGTCTGTACTTAACAGTTCCCTTTAGTGTAGTTTCTCGGAGATATCTGGATTCTTTTTTTTAATAAAAGAAGAGTCTGGGACGAAAGAGAAGAAAAAAGGGAAGAAAGATCTACGCTACGAAAAGGAGCGAGCGGAGAGAGCATAAAGAGCTATAAGGTACGAGCTTAGAGCCTTGCGTCACTCTGGTATGCTAATCACTTCGTTGTACGACTCTGGAACGGTAGTCGCTTAGTGCGACAGCACTATGGGATGCAAAGAAGCTTCGTCACCCTTCTGTAGTTGCTTGTAGTTTTCTTTTTTCGTCGAGATTGGGTTGGTCATCAGTGTACTTTCTTGCTTGATGTAGTTGCTTATCCTTCAATCCCATCTGTCTATTAGTGAAAGTGGAATCCTCTCCTGTGCAATCAATCTTGGGAGATACTCTTTTGATTTAATGAGACAGATAAAGAAAGGAAAGGAATAAGGCTTTCCCCTCTAAATGGCTGTTAGATTGGTTAGGGGCTCAAAATTACATATATAGGTGTAGAGTACATACCTTAGTCCCCTCCTCCCATATTTTTGTTGCGGGGAAAACCCCCGCGCCCAATATAAATATAGATTTAAAAGACTGACTGCCATCGCAGGTGGTCGGCGGAGCTTAAGTGATTAGCATTTCAAATGCACAAGGATCTAATTCTACTCAAAACAGTTAAATCTTTTTGTGAAATAGCTGTGGGGGAACTGGAGCTCCAACTAAAGTACGACACAGGTTCTCCGGAAAAAGTAAGCAACCCCCTATATGAGTCCACAAAGGACCTCCTGCATAGTGCTCTCCGAAAGGGCATAGCCAAAATTTTGGAAAAACAAAACTTGGCGCTCCCCGAGAAAATGACCCATTCTGAGCTAGTTGATAAATTAATTGATACGCAAGTGGTAGATCAATTTATTGTGGAACCTCCTGATCTAATGCGTATATACAATCTTTTGGAAGATCTTATTCTGTATGATGTGTCGAGTTCTTGCTTTCATACATTGTTAACCCTATTATCGGTCAGTTAGTAATCGGCGAGCCTCAGTAGCTGGCATCCCTTTATCATTTTTTTTCCGGTATGCCGCTCCGCGAGCAAGGAGTTCCATGGACGAGCGGAGCGAAAACAAAGCAGGGGGAATTCCTCGTTGGGGGAAATCCTTTGATTGCGTATTGAATATAGATCCATGTCTTTCTTGTTCCACTAGCTAGGACAAAATGATCACATGTCCGTTTCGTTATTACAACCTTTTTTTTTGATGTCAAAGACCAGAAGCTACGCGAAAATTCTCATTGGATCTCGGTTGTTCTTAACAGCGATGGCTATTTATTTAAGTCTTCGGGTAGCACCACTAGATCTTCAACAAGGTGGAAATTCTCGTATTCCGTATGTACATGTTCCTGCGGCTCGGATGAGTATTCTTGTTTATATCGCTACGGCTATAAACACTTTCTTGTTCTTATTAACAAAGCATCCTCTTTTTCTTCGCTCTTCCGGAACCAGTATAGAAATTGGTGCTTTTTTTACGTTGTTTACCTTAGTTACTGGGGGGTTTCGGGGAAGACCTATGTGGGGCACCTTTTGGGTGTGGGATGCTCGTTTAACCTCAGTATTCATCTCGTTCCTTATTTACCTGGGTGCACTGCGTTTTCAAAAGCTTCCTGTCGAACCGGCTTCTATTTCAATCTGTGTTGGACCGATCGATATACCAATAATCAAGTCTTCAGTCAACTGGTGGAATACATCGCATCAACCTGGGAGCATTAGCCGATCTGGTACATCAATACATGTTCCTATGCCCATTCCAATCTTGTCTAACTTTGCAAACTTCCCCTTCTCAACTTGTATCTTGTTTGTTCTGGAAACACGTCTTCCTATTCCATCTTTTCTCGAATCCCCTTTAACGGAAGAA
This genomic window from Gossypium raimondii mitochondrion, complete genome contains:
- the ccmC gene encoding cytochrome c biogenesis C encodes the protein MSVSLLQPFFLMSKTRSYAKILIGSRLFLTAMAIYLSLRVAPLDLQQGGNSRIPYVHVPAARMSILVYIATAINTFLFLLTKHPLFLRSSGTSIEIGAFFTLFTLVTGGFRGRPMWGTFWVWDARLTSVFISFLIYLGALRFQKLPVEPASISICVGPIDIPIIKSSVNWWNTSHQPGSISRSGTSIHVPMPIPILSNFANFPFSTCILFVLETRLPIPSFLESPLTEEIEAREGIPKPSSLAESFCIHG